From the genome of Malus sylvestris chromosome 6, drMalSylv7.2, whole genome shotgun sequence, one region includes:
- the LOC126624975 gene encoding decapping 5-like protein — protein MASTESGESYIGSLITLISKYEIRYEGVLYFLSVQDSSIGLKNVRAYGTEGRKKDGPQVPPTDTVYEYILFRATDIKDLQVKPPPSSQREERIHEDPAIIQSHYAGAPVSSPPSALVGGKSLTETTHWQDTPALTSRGQHIGVLPSYHYGTDLGPSGNTSSTQLPSPPALSFPMYWQGYNGASLNMSDHPHNHIPLQSSSAISHPLTMQNKAPGNQSSTDIGMANGSECLTPVISSSAPTFVHPNFSASVTPATFSSLGMPSSLASQVPLPSHSTPLNASRLTMPLFPSPRQDLDISETQIVTKAVSDPVPVLPAQSMPYPGSFSVGSDLGPLLTPPPSLLTPDQLAPSRSHLVGALMPTSSSSISMIPPPATQAPLLPLPTSTQQSPYSTQFTEEFDFLAMNEKFKKDEVWGYLGQDKQRHSTERVDDSGTSGTGQCLDEKEGGLVHNTKPAYNKDEFFDTISCSSVNRGGRNGHRFSERMKHDTETFGNFQQRSNLGYGGYASGRGGNYRGPYQWGRGYGYGYGGRGRGGNMPF, from the exons ATGGCGTCGACTGAATCTGGGGAATCGTACATCGGCAGCCTCATCACTCTAATCTCCAAGTACGAGATACGTTACGAAGGCGTTCTCTACTTCCTCAGCGTCCAAGACTCCTCCATCGGCCTCAAAAACG TTAGAGCATATGGAACAGAGGGGCGTAAGAAGGATGGCCCACAAGTTCCTCCAACTGATACGGTGTATGAGTATATTCTATTTAGAGCAACTGACATCAAG GATTTACAAGTTAAGCCCCCCCCGTCATCTCAAAGAGAAGAACGCATTCACGAAGATCCTGCTATTATACAG TCACACTATGCTGGGGCGCCTGTAAGTTCTCCACCATCAGCCTTAGTTGGAGGTAAAAGCTTGACAGAAACAACTCATTGGCAGGATACCCCTGCTTTGACTAGTAGAGGACAACATATTGGTGTATTGCCTTCTTATCATTATGGAACTGATCTTGGTCCATCAGGAAATACCTCTTCTACTCAACTTCCCAGTCCTCCAGCACTTTCTTTTCCAATGTATTGGCAAGGATACAATGGTGCATCACTTAATATGTCTGACCATCCACATAACCATATTCCTTTGCAGTCTTCATCTGCAATATCACATCCCTTGACAATGCAAAATAAGGCTCCTGGAAATCAGTCCTCTACAGATATTGGCATGGCAAATGGATCGGAATGTCTTACCCCCGTAATTTCTTCTTCTGCACCAACTTTTGTACATCCAAACTTTTCTGCCTCTGTTACTCCTGcaactttttcttctcttggTATGCCTTCATCTTTGGCTTCACAGGTACCCTTACCATCTCATTCTACACCTCTAAATGCTAGCCGACTAACTATGCCTTTGTTTCCTTCACCTCGCCAAGACTTGGATATAAGTGAAACACAAATTGTTACAAAAGCTGTTTCTGATCCAGTACCAGTTCTACCTGCTCAATCCATGCCTTATCCAGGATCGTTTTCTGTGGGTTCTGATCTAGGTCCCTTGCTAACACCACCCCCATCTTTGTTAACTCCTGATCAATTGGCACCCTCTAGATCACACTTAGTGGGGGCTTTGATGCCAACCTCATCTAGTTCTATATCCATGATTCCTCCTCCCGCAACTCAAGCACCATTGTTGCCACTGCCCACTTCTACCCAACAG TCTCCATACTCTACACAGTTCACCGAGGAGTTTGATTTTCTAGCGATGAACGAGAAGTTTAAGAAGGATGAAGTGTGGGGATACCTAGGACAGGACAAACAAAGACATTCAACAGAAAGAGTGGATGACAGTGGAACTAGTGGAACTGGTcaatgtttggatgagaaagaaGGTGGGCTGGTACACAACACAAAG CCTGCATATAACAAGGATGAGTTCTTTGACACAATTTCATGTAGTTCAGTCAACCGTGGAGGAAGAAACGGACATAGGTTTTCTGAGAGAATGAAGCATGATACTGAG ACATTTGGCAATTTCCAGCAGAGATCTAATCTTGGTTATGGTGGTTATGCTTCTGGGCGTGGTGGGAATTACCGGGGTCCATATCAGTGGGGAAGGGGTTATGGATATGGCTATGGAGGGAGGGGACGCGGTGGCAACATGCCCTTCTAA
- the LOC126624980 gene encoding protein MODIFYING WALL LIGNIN-2 — MAKHQYEMALTLLVVASLGIVSFVSCIAAEIKRTKDDELKLLGRMCYLPESQAFGFGVAALICLLAAQMVGNLIFCSYVCSRDEKKKKMKGTSSTTTTTTSSKAKRPTVSMALLSISWMSFVIGGTLLSTATSMSREQPYGRGWLDGECYLVRQGIYIGSGILILIAIGCTLALIIVTATRSRVEDGFKVKDQSTSSGLP, encoded by the exons ATGGCGAAACATCAATATGAGATGGCGTTAACTCTTCTTGTAGTTGCCTCCCTTGGCATCGTCTCCTTCGTTTCATGCATAGCCGCCGAGATTAAGCGAACGAAG GACGACGAGCTCAAGTTGCTGGGAAGAATGTGTTATTTGCCAGAAAGTCAGGCATTTGGGTTCGGAGTTGCAGCCTTGATATGTTTGCTTGCTGCCCAGATGGTcggaaatttgattttttgcaGTTATGTTTGTTCAAGagatgagaagaagaagaagatgaagggtACGTCTTCTACCACTACTACAACCACCAGCTCCAAAGCCAAAAGACCGACGGTTTCGATGGCTCTTTTGTCCATTTCTTG GATGAGCTTTGTAATAGGGGGGACATTGCTGAGCACGGCAACTAGCATGAGCAGAGAGCAACCGTACGGACGAGGATGGCTGGATGGGGAATGCTACTTGGTTAGACAGGGAATCTATATTGGTTCAGGGATACTCATCCTCATTGCAATCGGTTGCACACTCGCCCTAATCATCGTCACCGCGACGAGGAGCCGAGTTGAAGATGGCTTTAAAGTAAAAGACCAAAGCACAAGTAGTGGACTGCCATAA